In Candidatus Electrothrix scaldis, the genomic window TCAACAGGCCCTGCACCTGCTCCTCATCGGCCAGCCAGATCGGGGTTGCCCCCAGAGCAGCCTGCTCATCAGCAATCGCCACCAGTTGCTCCGGTAAAGCTTGCGCGTTCTCTTCCATAAAACGCCGGTTACCGAGATACCAGGTCTGCTCAGCAATCCGGGCCTGTACGCCCTTACCCGGCACAGCAGAGAATTCCTTCAACGGAAGCAAGGAGATATCTCTTTCCGCTGCACTCCTGATAACTGCCTCAGCCAGAGGATGCTCTGAGCTGGCTTCAAGACTGACTGCGATCTGGAGCAATCCCGTTTCATCATCTTCCGTGGCCGGATACAAAGCTGTCACTGTAGGGCGACCTTGGGTCAGGGTACCGGTCTTGTCCACCACGAGATGGGTTGTGGATGCTGCGGATTGCAGCCCATCGGGGTTGCGCACCAGGATATTCAGTTCAGCAGCCCGACTGGTCCCTACCATGATAGCAATGGGCGAGGCAAGTCCCAAGGCGCAGGGACAGGCAATGACCAGGACCGCAATAGCAGCGGTCAGGGCATGCGGGAGGGCTGGACTGGGCCCAACCCCAAGCCAGACGCCAAAAACGAGAAGGGAGATAAAAATAACCGTGGGAACAAAAACAGCCGCAACCCGGTCCGCCAATCTCCCGATAGGCGGCTTGCCGAGCTGGGCCTGTTTCACCATGCGGATGATATGGGCAAGTGTAGTATCCTCACCAATGCCTGTCACCGTGAAGAGGAAGGACCCGGTGGTATTGACCGTGCCGCCAGTCACCTGGTCGCCTGCCTCCTTTTTCACGGGCAGGGGCTCTCCGGTCAGCATGGATTCATCCACAGCGGTGGAGCCCTCCTTGATCTTGCCATCAAGAGGGATCTTTTCTCCGGGGCGTACCCTAACCACATCACCAAGGCGAACAAGAGAAACCGGCAATTCCACCTCACCAGCTCTTTCTTCCCTCTGCCGTAAAATCCGGGCTGACTTTGCCCGCAGACCAACCAGGGAACTGATTGCCTCCCGGGTGGTTTGCTTGGCCCGAACCTCCAAAGCATGGCCGAATTGGAGAAAGGCCAGGATCATGACCGAGGCATCAAGATACAGGTGTGCATGCCGACCCGGTACAAAATCCGGCCAGATTATCAGCAAAAGAGAGGCCAGCCAGGCTGCCGAGGTACTGAGTGCCACCAGGGTATCCATGCTGGAGCTCTTATGCCGGGCATGTTTCCAGGCCGTGATATAGTACATCCCACCACTGAAGGACATCACGCCAAGACAGAGTAAGGCAAGGAGAAACCAGAAAAAACGGGCCTCAGCTAAAGGTGGGAACAGGCCGGACATCTCACCGGCCATGATACCGAAACCGACCACAGCAGCAAGAATGGCCTTTTGCCAGGAACGGCGGATTTCTTTGCGAGTCGCCTCGGCTTCCTGCACATAAGGATCATCGTACTGCTCTTCGATCTGCGCAGTAATCCCTGCCTCTTGCAAGAGCAGCAGGACATCTGCGGGATGCAGAATGGTCGACACCTGCAAACGACCATCCTGCTCCAGGAGTTGTACTTCTGCGTCGTACACGGAGAGAAGCTGAAGGACTCCATTTTGCTCTGGTTTACCCTCTGGAAAAGATAAAAGGAAATCCCCGGCCTCTTCTTTGATGACAAGGCTTGCCTCATATCCACGCTGAATAATAGCCTCAACAACCTGTTGCGGGTCGCCGCCAACAACTTCGGCATTTTTTTCTATCAGATTAACAGTACCGTTCTTGACCCCTTCCACTGCTGTGATCGCCTGCTCAACCCGGCGCACGCAGGCAGCGCAGGTCATATCATTCACTCGGATAGTATAAGGATCACAGTTCTCTGACATAGAAACCTCCATCCCGATAAACCGGGAAACCAAATATGACTCTTCCATCCCGCGCTCCATCGGACCGGGACACATATAAAAAAGGGAAGCTTGGTCAGCCTCCCCTGCCTGCTCCTCTTGTTGAAATGTTGAAATGTTGAAATAAACAACCCCGCCCCAAGGGGCAGGGTATCAGATTCGAAGCTGTGCAATGAAAGTGGTCGGTAAAACCGGCCAAGCTAACTTTCATATATTGCTGTCTCGGCTCAACGAGTCGAAATGGCAGTGAGACAGTTCGCTTGCTGGAAGGGCAGAAAATTGGAACGACACCTTGCCTGTTAGATAATATCCAAGGTTTTCGTTGCTAAGGGAATCTCTACATCGGGCTCACCGCTCACCTGACAGGTGAGCTGGGTACTGCCCGTTGCAAGGGCTATACCTTTCAGGCTGAGCACATCACTATCACCGATTCCTAAGGCACCTGCCCCTTCAATGATTACCGGGCTGGCATCACCCATATCTACCGGTTTGGTCACTGCTCGCGGAAAAAGGACCATCTCAGCAACTTCCGCATTCGGG contains:
- a CDS encoding heavy metal translocating P-type ATPase, which encodes MEESYLVSRFIGMEVSMSENCDPYTIRVNDMTCAACVRRVEQAITAVEGVKNGTVNLIEKNAEVVGGDPQQVVEAIIQRGYEASLVIKEEAGDFLLSFPEGKPEQNGVLQLLSVYDAEVQLLEQDGRLQVSTILHPADVLLLLQEAGITAQIEEQYDDPYVQEAEATRKEIRRSWQKAILAAVVGFGIMAGEMSGLFPPLAEARFFWFLLALLCLGVMSFSGGMYYITAWKHARHKSSSMDTLVALSTSAAWLASLLLIIWPDFVPGRHAHLYLDASVMILAFLQFGHALEVRAKQTTREAISSLVGLRAKSARILRQREERAGEVELPVSLVRLGDVVRVRPGEKIPLDGKIKEGSTAVDESMLTGEPLPVKKEAGDQVTGGTVNTTGSFLFTVTGIGEDTTLAHIIRMVKQAQLGKPPIGRLADRVAAVFVPTVIFISLLVFGVWLGVGPSPALPHALTAAIAVLVIACPCALGLASPIAIMVGTSRAAELNILVRNPDGLQSAASTTHLVVDKTGTLTQGRPTVTALYPATEDDETGLLQIAVSLEASSEHPLAEAVIRSAAERDISLLPLKEFSAVPGKGVQARIAEQTWYLGNRRFMEENAQALPEQLVAIADEQAALGATPIWLADEEQVQGLLILRDPVRADSAAAVRKLQAQGITVVMCTGDSRAAAEAVAAELGIKEVHAEMLPQEKLQVVQDLQAKGYKVGMAGDGVNDAPALAQADTGFAIGSGTDVAIDNGDITLAGDSLALVSVAVGISRATLGNIKQNLFGAFIYNVLGIPLAAGLFFPFTGWLLPPMFASAAMALSSVTVVSNANRLRFFKPE